A portion of the Clostridium gelidum genome contains these proteins:
- a CDS encoding APC family permease, with protein sequence MEHRKLKRTLKTSDLVIFGLVFMIPLAPAGMYGVYLQPSGGMVALCYLIGMVAMFFTGMSYRVMSQKFPTAGSVYVYVQKGVSPALGFLTGWAILLDYFLMPATVVIIGSIYGNSLIHSIPAWIWILVFIIFSTTINVLGVDLMSKCSWILFALQIVVIVAFIGCIIRLLLNGTIHFNMISFYNPAQFDLSSILKATGIVVLSYLGFDAISTLAEETINPEKAVGKAIILSILIIGLIFIGTTFFAGMAYPNYQDLNPDTAFTDVVTFVGGTWLNILTTITLIVSFGIATTQASQVAVARVLFAMGRDGVLPKQLAYVSKKTQSPVVATVLVGIIITPISLFCSLEFITSIVSFGALLGFILLNLAVISKFLLKNDEPINLKKKIINYGICPMIGLAVTMWIFVNLDANAHLIGSIWLLVGGLYLAGVTKFFRNPVPQLEIG encoded by the coding sequence ACAGAAAATTAAAACGAACTTTAAAAACAAGTGATTTGGTAATTTTTGGTCTGGTATTTATGATACCTCTAGCTCCAGCCGGAATGTATGGCGTATATTTACAGCCATCTGGCGGAATGGTTGCATTGTGTTATTTAATAGGAATGGTGGCTATGTTCTTTACCGGAATGAGTTACAGGGTCATGTCACAAAAATTTCCAACAGCAGGTTCTGTATATGTATATGTTCAGAAAGGCGTATCGCCTGCATTAGGTTTTCTAACAGGTTGGGCTATATTATTAGATTATTTCTTAATGCCTGCAACTGTTGTTATTATCGGAAGTATCTATGGTAATTCTCTTATACATTCGATTCCAGCTTGGATTTGGATACTAGTGTTTATCATCTTTAGTACGACAATTAATGTTTTAGGTGTAGATTTGATGTCTAAATGTAGCTGGATACTATTTGCATTGCAGATTGTCGTAATAGTAGCCTTTATAGGATGTATTATCAGACTTTTACTTAATGGAACTATTCATTTTAACATGATTTCATTTTATAATCCTGCGCAATTTGACTTATCTAGTATTCTTAAGGCAACAGGTATTGTTGTTCTTAGCTATTTAGGATTTGATGCTATTAGTACATTAGCAGAGGAAACTATTAATCCAGAAAAAGCTGTAGGAAAAGCAATTATACTTTCAATTTTGATTATTGGATTAATATTTATTGGAACCACTTTTTTTGCAGGAATGGCATATCCAAATTATCAAGACTTAAATCCTGATACTGCTTTTACAGATGTTGTTACCTTTGTAGGTGGTACATGGCTTAATATATTAACAACAATTACATTAATTGTTTCCTTTGGAATAGCAACAACACAAGCTTCTCAAGTAGCGGTTGCAAGAGTGCTTTTTGCAATGGGAAGAGACGGAGTGTTGCCAAAGCAATTGGCCTATGTTAGTAAAAAAACTCAAAGTCCTGTAGTTGCTACGGTATTAGTTGGAATCATTATAACACCTATTTCACTGTTTTGTTCTCTTGAATTTATAACTTCAATCGTAAGTTTTGGTGCCTTATTAGGTTTTATTTTATTAAACCTTGCGGTAATCAGTAAATTTTTACTTAAAAATGATGAACCAATCAACTTAAAAAAGAAAATAATAAATTATGGAATATGTCCTATGATTGGCTTGGCAGTAACTATGTGGATTTTTGTTAATCTAGATGCAAACGCACATTTAATTGGATCAATTTGGCTGTTAGTCGGCGGCTTATATTTAGCAGGTGTTACAAAATTCTTTAGAAACCCTGTTCCACAGTTGGAGATAGGTTAG
- a CDS encoding helix-turn-helix domain-containing protein, producing the protein MMGEIKENIIRPKQPYFVMTTSHYYKAVIMNYGISHFYCFQKEDIIERPFIAVPDGCIDILFCCDDKTPYAHVCGTVLRPTLTHNTENKYFFGVRFLPGSPFKFKNITMSDLVEQEIPFLEVIKDNELFEKITSSKDFNYQIQVFLERYIKFYANFKEINKYKDLKKYMLNNIMQTAGKIKINELAEATGYSVRYINKTFSQEFGLSPKVFCKLMRFQYLLSTLNELDKDMIQSNLTQISMELGYYDQSHMIKDFHEFTNTTPKMYIKSLKEVEYKKRIIII; encoded by the coding sequence ATGATGGGAGAAATAAAAGAAAATATTATTAGACCTAAGCAGCCATACTTTGTAATGACTACATCTCATTATTATAAGGCAGTTATAATGAACTATGGAATTTCTCATTTCTACTGTTTCCAGAAAGAAGATATTATAGAAAGGCCTTTTATCGCAGTACCAGATGGATGTATTGATATACTATTCTGTTGTGATGATAAGACCCCATATGCACATGTATGCGGAACAGTTCTTCGTCCAACATTAACCCATAATACTGAAAATAAATATTTCTTTGGAGTAAGATTTTTACCAGGAAGTCCATTTAAATTTAAAAATATAACCATGTCAGATTTGGTTGAACAAGAAATTCCATTTTTAGAAGTGATAAAAGATAACGAGCTGTTTGAAAAAATTACTTCAAGCAAAGATTTTAACTATCAGATACAGGTGTTTTTAGAAAGATATATAAAGTTTTATGCTAATTTTAAAGAAATAAATAAATATAAGGATTTAAAGAAATATATGCTGAATAACATTATGCAGACGGCAGGAAAAATTAAAATTAACGAACTTGCAGAGGCAACGGGATATTCAGTTAGATATATAAATAAGACATTTTCTCAAGAGTTTGGATTATCACCGAAAGTATTTTGTAAACTTATGAGGTTTCAATATTTATTAAGTACTTTAAATGAGCTAGATAAAGATATGATTCAATCTAATTTGACGCAGATTTCTATGGAGTTAGGTTATTATGATCAATCTCATATGATTAAAGATTTTCACGAATTTACAAATACAACACCCAAGATGTATATAAAGTCATTAAAAGAAGTCGAATATAAAAAACGAATAATTATTATATAA
- a CDS encoding Rid family hydrolase, giving the protein MDLTRTNYSSGAPLEEKTGYSRMVKVGPFVYIGGTTSVQPDGTVYGEDSAYEQTKYILEKLVKLLEKSGSKKEEVIRIKGYTTDMKYGAEIARAYSEIFHDIKPLFTMVGTPMLNRPSQLVEIEMDAVIDHS; this is encoded by the coding sequence ATGGATTTAACAAGAACAAATTATTCATCAGGTGCTCCCTTAGAAGAAAAAACAGGATATTCTAGAATGGTAAAGGTTGGTCCATTTGTTTATATTGGGGGAACTACTTCTGTACAACCTGATGGTACAGTCTATGGCGAGGACAGTGCTTATGAGCAGACAAAATATATTTTAGAAAAGCTAGTGAAATTGCTAGAGAAATCAGGTTCTAAAAAAGAAGAAGTAATTAGAATAAAAGGTTATACAACTGATATGAAGTATGGAGCTGAAATTGCAAGAGCTTATTCAGAAATTTTTCATGATATCAAACCGCTTTTTACAATGGTAGGTACTCCTATGCTTAATAGACCATCTCAGTTAGTTGAAATTGAAATGGATGCAGTTATTGACCATTCATAA
- a CDS encoding (2Fe-2S)-binding protein gives MSKVNDRSRDIGKFIPQLDDNIIICRCEEITKGEIRRAVHDGMFTITEIRRYLRTGMGLCQGQTCGKLVNGIVARELKISPLELEPSVSRAPMRPIEMEVFGNEQRGE, from the coding sequence ATGAGTAAAGTAAATGATAGATCAAGAGATATAGGTAAATTCATTCCGCAGCTTGATGACAATATAATAATTTGCCGCTGCGAAGAAATAACAAAAGGCGAAATACGAAGAGCAGTACATGATGGTATGTTTACCATAACTGAAATTAGAAGATATTTAAGAACTGGTATGGGTCTTTGTCAAGGGCAAACCTGTGGTAAATTGGTTAATGGGATTGTAGCAAGAGAGCTTAAAATATCGCCTTTAGAATTAGAACCATCAGTATCACGTGCGCCTATGAGACCAATAGAAATGGAAGTCTTCGGAAATGAACAAAGGGGGGAATAA
- a CDS encoding NAD(P)/FAD-dependent oxidoreductase — MKNNADVIIIGSGVIGNAAAYYLSKKGHSVIVLDKGDSVGDGGSTRNGGGVRQSGRDKRELPLAMYGIKNLWPNLSEELGVDVEYYQKGNLRLGKTPEHMKILTNIAKNAEDCGLDVNIISGDEVREINPYLSEEVIGASWCPTDGHANPLTTTLGYYRKARELGARFITGEEVIEIRKIKGKARQVVTKNNVYEGNHIILAAGYESRKLAATVGIDIPMNQVLLEVLVTEAQKPMFYQMLGTAEADFYGHQSKHGSFVFGGSSGYESLNKDNGTPTTASITASCICRGIIKYFPDLKDAKIVRTWAGWIDDCKDHVPVISHVEEVPGLILACAFCGHGFGISPTVGMLLSEMVEGNGTTLDISAFRYDRFKAKI; from the coding sequence ATGAAAAATAATGCAGATGTAATAATTATCGGAAGTGGTGTAATTGGAAATGCAGCAGCATATTACTTATCAAAAAAAGGCCATTCTGTTATTGTCCTAGATAAAGGTGACAGTGTTGGAGATGGTGGTTCAACAAGAAATGGAGGAGGAGTTCGTCAATCAGGACGTGATAAAAGAGAACTTCCACTTGCGATGTATGGCATAAAAAACTTATGGCCTAACCTTTCAGAAGAACTAGGAGTGGATGTGGAATATTACCAAAAAGGAAATTTAAGACTTGGGAAAACACCTGAGCATATGAAGATATTAACAAATATTGCTAAGAATGCGGAGGATTGTGGACTTGATGTAAACATAATATCAGGAGATGAAGTAAGAGAAATCAATCCATATCTTTCAGAGGAAGTTATAGGGGCAAGCTGGTGCCCTACTGATGGACATGCTAATCCTTTAACAACAACTTTAGGCTACTATCGTAAAGCAAGAGAATTAGGTGCTCGTTTTATTACAGGGGAAGAAGTTATTGAAATTAGAAAAATAAAAGGAAAAGCAAGACAGGTAGTAACTAAAAATAATGTGTATGAAGGAAATCATATAATTTTAGCAGCAGGTTATGAAAGCCGAAAGCTAGCTGCTACCGTGGGGATTGATATTCCAATGAATCAGGTTCTGTTAGAAGTTCTTGTTACAGAAGCTCAAAAGCCAATGTTTTATCAAATGCTTGGTACTGCAGAGGCAGATTTTTATGGGCATCAAAGTAAACATGGTTCCTTTGTATTTGGTGGTTCATCAGGTTATGAATCTTTAAATAAAGATAATGGAACCCCAACTACGGCAAGTATTACAGCTTCATGTATATGTAGAGGAATAATAAAATATTTTCCAGATTTAAAAGATGCTAAAATAGTACGTACCTGGGCTGGTTGGATAGATGATTGTAAAGATCATGTACCTGTCATAAGTCATGTAGAAGAAGTTCCTGGACTTATACTTGCATGTGCATTTTGTGGACATGGCTTTGGAATATCTCCAACAGTAGGTATGCTGTTATCAGAAATGGTAGAAGGAAATGGAACTACTCTTGATATAAGTGCCTTCCGTTATGATAGATTTAAAGCTAAGATTTAG